TCTTGCTCCACCTAGTGGTTGATGGATCATAATTCTTGAATTTGGTAAAGCAAATCTTTTCCCTGGAGCACCGCAACTAAGCAAAAATGCACCCATTGATGCAGCTTGACCAATACAAATAGTACTTACATCAGCTTTAATATAATTCATCGTATCATAAATACTAAATCCACTGGTTACAACCCCACCTGGTGAGTTAATATAAAGATAAATATCTTTTTGAGGATCTTCAGCTTCTAAAAACAAAAGCTGAGCTACAATAGAAGCAGCAAGATCATCATTAATCTCGCCACTTAGCATGATAATTCTATCTTTTAAAAGTCTTGAATAAATATCATAACTTCTTTCGCCTCTGCTTGTTTTTTCAACCACATAAGGTATGTATGAGCTCATTATTTTTCACTTTCTTTTTCAGTTTTTTTCTTGTCATTTTTTTTGAAAATATCAGCAAAAAGTTTTTCTTCGATTAAAGACATTTTAATGGCAGGCAATGCACCTTGTTTTTTGTAATTATCTAGATGTTCTTGTGGATTAAAACCATATCTATAAGCTTCAAAATAAATCGCTTGGATTAATTCTTGATCACTTACTGTAACATTTCTAAGTTTTGCTAGCTCATCTATAATGAAAGTTAATTTTACGCTTTTTTGCGCATCTTCTTTAAAACTTTCTCTTTTTTCTTTATATTTAGCTTCATCTTTAAATTCTTTTAATTCTTCTTCGCTTAAATTTCTTAAAGAACTTCTAAATTGCATATCCGTTTCTTGTTCTACTATATTTTTTGGTAAAACAAAGTCAAATTTAGCTACCAAAGCTTCTGCAAATTGATTTTTAAGCTCATCGTTGATAAGTTTAAAGATTTTTTCATTTTTTAATTGCTCTTTTAATTTTGCTTCTAATTTTTCAACACTTGGCTCTTTTTCTTCAGGCAACAAGCTTTTTAAAAGCTCTTCATTTAATTCAGGTAGTTTAAGTTCTTGAATTTCATGTAATTTTACTTTAAATACCGCATCTTTACCTGCTAAGTGTGTTGCACCATATTCTTTTGGAAAAGTTACATTAATATCTTTTTCCTCACCTATTTTTAAACCAATCATACCTTCTTCAAATCCAGGTATAAATTGTTTTGAGCCAATTTCTAAAACATAATTTTGAGCTTTTCCACCATCAAAAGCTTTACCATCAACAAAGCCTTCAAAATCAAATTTTGCAAAATCACCTTCTTTTAAGGCTCTATCTTCTTTGATAGCTTCAGGAGTAGCAAATCTTTTTAATAATTCTTCTTTTTTTGCATCAATTTCTTTTTGAGTTACTTTTGGTGTATTATAAGTTGGAACTAGCTCTTCATATCCATCTAATTTTACTTCTGGTCTAAAAGATAATACCATTTGAGCCTCAATAGCACCATCTTTTCTATCAAATTTTTCAAAATATGGCTCACCTACTAAATCTTTTGCGTCTTTCTTAACTTCTTTTAAAGCACCATCTACAGCATTTCTTAAAAGATCTTGCTCCGCATCTCTTGTAAGCTCTTTTTCATATCTTTTAAGTATAGCAGCAACAGGAACTTTTCCTGCTCTAAAACCATCCATTTTCATAGTTTTAGACGCTTTTTTAGCTAATTTTTCAACTTCTGCTTTAATAGCTCCTTGAGCAATTTTCACAGTAGCATTTGCATTTGCAAAATCAATTAGTTTTGCTGTAACTTCCATAATATTTTCCCTTTTTAAATAAAATTTTTTGATAATATACCAAAATTTTCCTTATCACTTTATATAAAAATAAAAATATGTTAAAATTTTAATTTTTGATGGAGAAAAAATGCAAGAAAAATTTGAACAATCAGTAAAAAATATGTTAGAGATTATCGGGGAAAATCCACAAAGAGAAGGGCTTTTAAAAACTCCTACTAGAGTTTTTAAGGCTTTTGAATTTTTAAATAGTGGTTATAAACAAGATCCAAAACAAATACTAAATGATGCCTTATTTGAAAGTTCAAACAATGAAATGGTTTTAGTAAGAGATATAGAATTTTATAGTCTTTGTGAGCATCATCTTTTACCTTTTTTTGGGCGCGTGCATGTTGCGTATATACCAGATAAAAAAGTCGTAGGACTTAGTAAAATCCCACGTCTTGTAGAAGTTTTTGCAAGACGCTTACAAATTCAAGAACAACTCACAGAACAAATCGCAGAAGCATTAATGGAACATGTAGGTGCAAAAGGTGTTGGGGTGGTTATTGAAGCAAGACATATGTGTGTTGAAATGCGTGGGGTGCAAAAGGCAAATTCTACTACTAGCACTTCAGCACTAAGGGGTAGCTTTTTAAAAAGTGAAAAAACAAGAAAAGAATTTTTTACCTTAATTAACTCAGCAAAACAGGTTAGATTTTAATGGGTTTAGAAAAACTTCGTAGTAAAATTGCTTCACAAAATCTTACCAGTGTTTTTGGACAAATTACTAAAATTTCAAGCACTAGCATAGAAATAAATGGTTTAAAAACTAGCATAGGAGATATCATTAAAATAGTCTCTAGCGAGGATGAGAGTAAAGAAGCTATGGCTATGGTGGTAGAAGTAGATGAGAATTTAAGCTATTTGAGTCCTTTTGGCTTTGTGGAAGGTTTTAAAATAGGTGATCGTGCTTTTATTAATGATGCGGGCATGCAAATAGGAGTTAGTGATGAACTTTTAGGAAGAGTGGTTGATCCTTTTATGCGACCAAAAGATGGCAAAGGACCTATTGAGGCAAGTAAATTTATGCCTATTATGCGCGCACCTATTGATGCAATGAAACGAGGTTTGATAGAGGAAGTTTTTCCAGTAGGTGTTAAAACAATAGATGCACTTTTAACTTGTGGGGTAGGACAAAAGCTTGGGATTTTTGCAGGAAGTGGGGTTGGCAAATCAACCCTTATGGGCATGATAGTAAAAAATTCCAAAGCTCCCATTAAAGTCATAGCTTTAATCGGTGAGCGTGGTAGAGAAATTCCCGAATTTATACAAAAAAATCTTGGTGGTAAACTTGATGATACTGTCATCATCGTTGCAACAAGTGATGATAGTGCTTTGATGAGAAAATACGGAGCATTTTGCGCTATGAGTGTGGCTGAGTATTTTAAAGAACAAGGTAAAGATGTATTATTTATCATGGATAGTGTAACGCGTTTTGCTATGGCTCAAAGAGAAATAGGTCTAGCTCTAGGTGAGCCTCCTACAACAAAAGGTTATCCACCAAGTGTTTTAAGTCTTTTACCTCAGCTTATGGAACGTGCAGGAAAAGAAGAAGGCAAAGGCACCATAACAGCATTTTTTACCGTTTTAGTTGATGGAGATGATATGAGTGATCCAATAGCTGATCAAAGTAGATCAATACTTGATGGCCATATAGTGCTTAGTCGCGAACTTACTGACTTTGGAATTTATCCACCTATAAATATACAAAATTCAGCCTCAAGGGTTATGGGTGATATTATTAGTGATGAACATAAGCTAGCTGCTAGAAAATTCAAACGTTTAAATTCTTTGCTTAAAGAAAATGAGGTTTTACTTAGAATTGGTGCTTACCAAAAAGGCACTGATAAAGAACTTGATCAGGCTATCGCTAAAAAAGACTTTATGCAACAGTTTCTTAGTCAAAATCCTGAAGAAAGTTTTGAATTTGAAGATACTATCAATATGCTAAAGATGATTGATACGCAATAATTGGAATGATTTTTGCTTTTTTTACGATAAAAAGTCATGAAAAAAGGATGGATCATGTCAAATATAGCTTTTTTAGATCATCAACAAAGCTTAGGTTTAAAATACACTGATATTTGTCAAAATATCTTTGAAAGAGAAAT
This genomic stretch from Campylobacter lari subsp. concheus harbors:
- the folE gene encoding GTP cyclohydrolase I FolE, coding for MQEKFEQSVKNMLEIIGENPQREGLLKTPTRVFKAFEFLNSGYKQDPKQILNDALFESSNNEMVLVRDIEFYSLCEHHLLPFFGRVHVAYIPDKKVVGLSKIPRLVEVFARRLQIQEQLTEQIAEALMEHVGAKGVGVVIEARHMCVEMRGVQKANSTTSTSALRGSFLKSEKTRKEFFTLINSAKQVRF
- the fliI gene encoding flagellar protein export ATPase FliI gives rise to the protein MGLEKLRSKIASQNLTSVFGQITKISSTSIEINGLKTSIGDIIKIVSSEDESKEAMAMVVEVDENLSYLSPFGFVEGFKIGDRAFINDAGMQIGVSDELLGRVVDPFMRPKDGKGPIEASKFMPIMRAPIDAMKRGLIEEVFPVGVKTIDALLTCGVGQKLGIFAGSGVGKSTLMGMIVKNSKAPIKVIALIGERGREIPEFIQKNLGGKLDDTVIIVATSDDSALMRKYGAFCAMSVAEYFKEQGKDVLFIMDSVTRFAMAQREIGLALGEPPTTKGYPPSVLSLLPQLMERAGKEEGKGTITAFFTVLVDGDDMSDPIADQSRSILDGHIVLSRELTDFGIYPPINIQNSASRVMGDIISDEHKLAARKFKRLNSLLKENEVLLRIGAYQKGTDKELDQAIAKKDFMQQFLSQNPEESFEFEDTINMLKMIDTQ
- the clpP gene encoding ATP-dependent Clp endopeptidase proteolytic subunit ClpP; protein product: MSSYIPYVVEKTSRGERSYDIYSRLLKDRIIMLSGEINDDLAASIVAQLLFLEAEDPQKDIYLYINSPGGVVTSGFSIYDTMNYIKADVSTICIGQAASMGAFLLSCGAPGKRFALPNSRIMIHQPLGGARGQATDIEIQAKEILRLKAILNDILAKNTKQKLSKIEKDTDRDFFMSAVEAKEYGLIDKVLEKSFK
- the tig gene encoding trigger factor, which produces MEVTAKLIDFANANATVKIAQGAIKAEVEKLAKKASKTMKMDGFRAGKVPVAAILKRYEKELTRDAEQDLLRNAVDGALKEVKKDAKDLVGEPYFEKFDRKDGAIEAQMVLSFRPEVKLDGYEELVPTYNTPKVTQKEIDAKKEELLKRFATPEAIKEDRALKEGDFAKFDFEGFVDGKAFDGGKAQNYVLEIGSKQFIPGFEEGMIGLKIGEEKDINVTFPKEYGATHLAGKDAVFKVKLHEIQELKLPELNEELLKSLLPEEKEPSVEKLEAKLKEQLKNEKIFKLINDELKNQFAEALVAKFDFVLPKNIVEQETDMQFRSSLRNLSEEELKEFKDEAKYKEKRESFKEDAQKSVKLTFIIDELAKLRNVTVSDQELIQAIYFEAYRYGFNPQEHLDNYKKQGALPAIKMSLIEEKLFADIFKKNDKKKTEKESEK